A genomic stretch from Catenulispora sp. GP43 includes:
- a CDS encoding Rv2578c family radical SAM protein — protein sequence MRWSGQLISGNTDAADAGGPDPGSGPVQPGLFAASDTVVRTFDTPGFRGATFYEVRAKSVLNKVPGASPMFGWTINPYRGCGHRCVYCFARQTHTYLDFDAGLDFDTRIVVKVNAPEVLRRELARPSWQREPVAMGTNVDCYQRAEGRYRLMPEIIGALAGSGTPFSILTKGTLMLRDLPLLEAAARDVPVNLAMSIGSLDEDVWRTVEPGTPSPARRLDAVRTLAEAGLGCSVLMAPILPFLTDSPEQLRATVAAIADAGARSVTPIVLHLRTGAREWYYEWLQATYPRLVPRYRALYRGGSYVPSWYQERITNTVREFAKAYGLVRPKAGAGQEAETESFRAVGKPAARAVETQPALWDEDELSPS from the coding sequence ATGAGATGGTCCGGCCAGCTGATCAGCGGAAACACCGACGCGGCGGACGCCGGCGGGCCCGACCCCGGCTCCGGCCCCGTGCAGCCGGGCCTGTTCGCGGCGTCCGACACCGTCGTGCGCACCTTCGACACGCCGGGGTTCCGGGGCGCCACGTTCTACGAGGTGCGCGCCAAGTCGGTGCTGAACAAGGTGCCGGGAGCCTCGCCGATGTTCGGGTGGACGATCAATCCCTACCGGGGGTGCGGCCATCGCTGCGTCTACTGCTTCGCGCGGCAGACGCACACGTACCTGGACTTCGATGCCGGGCTCGACTTCGACACGCGCATCGTCGTCAAGGTGAACGCGCCGGAGGTACTGCGGCGGGAGTTGGCGCGGCCGTCCTGGCAGCGGGAGCCGGTGGCGATGGGGACCAATGTGGACTGCTATCAGCGGGCCGAGGGGCGGTATCGGCTGATGCCGGAGATCATCGGGGCGTTGGCCGGGTCGGGGACCCCGTTCTCCATCCTGACCAAGGGCACGCTGATGTTGCGTGACCTGCCGCTGCTCGAGGCCGCCGCGCGGGACGTGCCGGTGAACCTGGCGATGTCGATCGGGTCGCTGGACGAGGACGTGTGGCGGACCGTCGAGCCCGGGACGCCGAGTCCCGCGCGCCGCCTGGACGCCGTCCGCACGCTGGCCGAGGCCGGCCTCGGGTGCTCGGTGCTGATGGCGCCGATCCTGCCGTTCCTCACCGATTCGCCGGAGCAGTTGCGCGCCACCGTCGCGGCGATCGCGGACGCCGGGGCCCGGTCGGTGACGCCGATCGTGCTGCATCTGCGGACCGGCGCCCGCGAGTGGTACTACGAGTGGCTGCAGGCCACCTATCCGCGCCTGGTGCCTCGCTACCGCGCGCTCTATCGCGGCGGTTCCTACGTGCCGTCGTGGTACCAGGAGCGGATCACGAACACAGTGCGCGAGTTCGCGAAGGCTTACGGCCTGGTCCGGCCGAAGGCGGGCGCCGGGCAGGAAGCGGAGACGGAGAGCTTCCGCGCCGTGGGCAAGCCGGCAGCGCGGGCTGTCGAAACCCAGCCCGCGCTGTGGGACGAGGACGAACTCAGTCCGAGCTGA